The Rhizobium leguminosarum DNA segment CGAGGCCTTCATGCATTCAGAACCCCATTCAGTCCGGACAGCGATGTTCCGGAAGGTGCGTTTTATTGTTCATTTAGGGCGAGACGCCTGTTTCAGGAGATCGAAATGAAGAACATGTCTGCAGATCGGCGCATGATCAAAATCGCGATGGCCGCCCCCTACCTCGCCCGTCAGGAAGAGCACGATCTCGCCATCCGTTGGAAGGATCACGATGATCGCGGTGCGCGCAATCAGATCGCCATGGCCCATATGCGCCTCGTCATATCCATGGCGGGAAAGTTCCGGAATTTCGGCCTGCCGATGAGCGATCTCGTGCAGGAGGGCTATGTCGGCCTTCTGGAGGCCGCCGCCCGCTTCGAGCCGGAACGTGACGTGCGCTTCTCGACCTATGCCAGCTGGTGGATCAGGGCTTCGATCCAGGATTATATCCTGCGCAACTGGTCGATCGTGCGCGGCGGCACGAGTTCGGCACAGAAGGCGCTATTCTTCAATCTGCGTCGTCTGCGCGCCAAGCTCGCCAAGGGTGACACGCAGCTGACGCTGCAATCCATCCACCAGGAAATCGCCGCGGCGCTCGGCGTCAGCCTCGCCGATGTGCAGACCATGGATGCCAGGCTTTCCGGCAATGACGCGTCGCTGCAGGCGCCTTCGGTCTCCGGCGATGCCGAGAGTGCGGAGAAGATGGACTTCCTCGTCAGCGATGATCCTCTGCCGGACGAGCAGGTTTCCAACATGATCGACGGCGAGCGTCGCCGCGTCTGGCTTGCCTCGGCGCTGACCCATCTCAACGAACGTGAGATGAAGATCATCAGCGCCCGGCGTCTGGCGGAAGACGGTGCCACGCTCGAAGAACTCGGCGCCGATCTCGGTATTTCCAAGGAACGTGTGCGGCAGATCGAAAGCCGGGCGATGGAAAAACTCCGCAGCGCGCTCGTCAGCGCCGATCCGCATATGGCGGCCTATGCCTGAACCTGAAGCGTGTCGCGATCTTTCAGATTCGCTTGTCACGCTTTAGGTCTTTGTTTTTGTGCATGTCGTTATCCGGGAAACGCCGCACACTTCCCGGCGACATGCATTAAATCATTCCCTTCAGCAGCACAGACTGGCCCGGCGCAAGCCGGGCTATTTTTTTACTCGGCGATGATCTTGACGCGATCGCCTGGTGAAATGGCTGCACCCGTGGGCAGGGCATTGATGAGTTTGAAGAGATCGAGCTTGCGGTCGGTGCCCATCATGCGGGCGGCGAGCGTCGAGATGTTTTCACCCGGACGGACCGTGACGACGCGGATGCGCAGCGGCTTGAGCGAGGCTGCCTCTGCCGGCGTCATGCGCCGGAAACTCGCGCGCAGGACATTGGCCGTTGGCTCAAGGGCGTCGCTGCCTTTCGGCACGGCGGTCAGGAAACGGAAGATCTGCGAATTGTTGCGGATCACGGTGACATCGAAATCCCAGCGGTCGGCGCTTGCCCGCGCTGTGGCTGCTTCCATTCCATTGATGGTGCCCGGCTGGATGGTCGACGGGTCGAGGCCGGTCACCCAGCCGCTGGAGATATAGTTGGTAAGGCTCTGGGTCTGATTGTCGGCGACGCCGTCGAAGCGGACGGCGATGTCGTTCGGGCCGGTGGCCATCACGGCTTCGACCTTGTTGTCGATGTGGAAGTCCGGCGGCACGTCGAAGCGGATGCCGAGGCCGCCATGCAGGAAAGTCTGGCCGCGCACATAGCCTTCCTCAGGGCTGTCGCCATAGAGCAGGCCGTCTATGCCGTCGAGATAATAGTCGCGGCCCTTGTCCCCGACCGAGCCTTCCTGGCCGAAGGCCCGCGCGTGGGTGCGGGCAAGCTCGATGCGCTGCGCCGAATTCGGATGGCTCGACAGGAAGTCCAGGCTCTGGTCGGCTTCGGGATCGACAGACATGAAGCGACTGTAAGCCGCCATGGAATCGAGGAAACGGGCAGCGGAATAGGGGTCGTAGCCTGCTTCGCCAAGCATGCGCACGCCGATGACATCGGCCTGCAGTTCCTGCTGGCGTGAGAAGGCGGCGAGCCGCAGCTTGCCGCGGGCCAACGCCTGCTTACCGGCGATATCGCTGGAAAGGACCTCGGCGACAACGCGGCTGGCGATGACCTCAGCCTCCTCGCGCTTCTGCCGCTCGATGCCGTGGTTCGCCGTCACATGGCCCATCTCGTGCGACAGCACGGCGGCGACCTCCGAGGCGTCGTTGGCAAGGGCGAGCAGGCCGCGGGTGACGTAGAGATAACCGCCCGGCAGCGCAAACGCGTTGATCGCCGGAGAATTCAGGATGGTGATGCGGTAGGACTGGCTCGGATTTTCCGACACCGCCGTCAGCGCGCCGGCGATGCGGGCGACGAGGCGCTCGGTCTTGGCGTCCTTGTATTCGCCGCCGTAGCTTGCGACGATGCGCGGATGTTCACGGGCGCCCATCGCCGCACGCGGGTCGTTCTTCTGCACCTCGTCGACGATCTGCGGATTGGAAGAAGGCGAGACGCTCGGCTGATAGGATTGGTCGATCAGCGTTTGACAGCCATTCAGCGCGATTGCGACGGCCGAAAGCAGCATCAGGCGACGCGCGAAGCGCCGCGGCGCGGAGATGGCATCACTGGAAAGCGCGGGCGATTTCCACGTCGTCAAGCTGTCCAGTCTGGTTCTCCGCATCATGTCGTTGTCTTGCCGGTTTGCCGCAGATTGGCACCGACCGTGGCAAGGGGAATTCAACAGGTGCGCACCCCTGATCTCGCGCTGCACAATCGGCCGATACAAGTCCTTGCTGTAGCTGATTTACGCATCGGTTGCATAGCGAGACTCTGTTTAAATGTGGCGCCGTTGCATTTTAGCAAGCCTCGGGCGCGAGGCATTCCCTTCGCTCGGATGAAATTATGGCGAAAGTTCCGTCACAACCCGGAGATTCGTCGCCGGTGCAGAAAAAGAACGGGCCGATTGAAGTTACCGACCCCATAACGACAGCGATGCGAGAAAATTGCAACCGGCGATAATGTCCCGCGGAAGGAACGCCTCCTGATGACGTATTCTGCGGGTCTGATTCGGTTACTCCGCCGCATTCGCTTGCGGCATCTTCGCCTCACCGGCGCGGGGCAGCTGCACAGGCTTCAGCATGATGGCGGCCACAAGGCCGATCAGCGCAATCGTGCAGGAGGTCATGAACAGCGGCGAGAAGGCGGCGGCATAGATATCGGCGACAGCCTGCCGGCTTGCTTCGGGAAGGGAGGCCATCATCTTCGGGGTCAGCTGCTCGATATCGGTAACACCGGGAATGGAGACGCCGACCTTGTCGAGCTGAGAGGCGATGATGGCGCCATAGATGGAAATGGCGATCGATGCACCTCCCATGCGCGACAGCGTCACCGAGCCGGTGGCGGCGCCGACATCGCGGGTCGGCGCTGCATTCTGTACGCCGATGATGGGAACCTGCTGGGCAAGGCCGATGCCGATGCCATGCAGCATCATGATCGCCCCGATCAAGGCGATCGGCGTTCCCGCGTGGATCTGCGACATCAGCGCAAAGGCGATGGCGCTGCAGGTGAGGCTTGCGATGGCAAAGGGCTTGTAACGCCCAGTCTTCGAGATGATGCGGCCTGCGGACAGCGATCCGCAGACGAGGCCGCCCGTCAGAAGGATGAAGAGCGCGCCGGCGGCAGAGGGCGAAAGGCCGGTGGTGGTCTGCAGGAAGAGGGCGAGATAGTTGACCATGCCGATGGCGATTGCGCCGCCCATGATCGACATCACCAGGAGCAGGCTGAAGGTCGAATTGCGAAAGAGCTGTAGGGGAACGATCGGTTCCGGCGCGCGGCGTTCGACGAGCACCCAAGCGACGGCGCAAACGATACCGAAGGCGATGATGACGATGCTCTGTGGCGAGACCAATGCGCCGAAGAGTTCGCTGCTGTCGGTGGCAAGCACGATGCTGGTCGTCGTCAGGGCGAGAAGCAGCGCACCGGCATAATCGATCTTAGGCCGGCGATGCGGTTTGCGATAGGGCAGCATCACGGCAAGGCCGGCAAGTGCGATTAGGCCGATCGGCACGTTGACGAGGAAAATCGAGCGCCAGCCGAAAAGGTCGCTCATCGTGCCGCCTAGCACCGGCCCGATCGCACCTGACGCCATCAACACCAGGCTGGAATAGCTTTGGTAGCGGGCTCGCTCGCGCGGCTCGAACAGATCGGCATTGACGGCGAAGATCGACACCATGATGCCGCCACCGCCGAGACCCTGCAGCACGCGGGCGGCGATCAGCGTGTTCATGGAGACCGCAAGGCCGCAGACCGCCGAGCCGACGGTGAAGATCGTGATCGCCGTCATCATCACGTATTTGCGCCCGAAGAGATCGCCAAGCTTGCCATAAACCGGCATGACGGCGCTCAGCGACAGCAGATAGGCCGAGCCGATCCAGCCGAAGCGCTCGAGATGGCCGAACTCGCCGACGATCGTCGGCAGCGCCGTGGAAACGATCTGATTGTCCAGCGTCGCCATGAACATGGCCGTCATCAGGAAGAAGAAGAGGATGAGCCGGCGACGAGGATCGGTCACGAGCGGCGCAGGCGCGAGTTGCATGTCCATGGGAGCATCATTCCGGGTTGGGCAGGTTTTTATGTGCCAACAGCATATATTTGTCAATGGCACATTTATGACATCGGCATATTCAAATTCTGCAGCGGCTCTGCTATGGTCTCGTCATGAACGAAGTGCTGACCAAGACCATTTCCACCGAGCCAGAGCCGGCTGAGGAAAACGTGCCCCGCATCGGCCGGAGCATGGGGCGTATGCGGTTGATGACCGGGCGGCGATTGATCGGCCGGCTGGCGATCCAGAGTGCCGCACCGGGTCTTGAACTTTCGCATCTCGACGTGCTCGATGCTGTGCGGAGGGCGCAGCCTGCCGGCGAGGTCACCGTCGGTATGATCGCGGAGATGCTGCGCATCGATCCGTCACGGGCCAGCCGGGTGGTGGCCGACATGGTCGGCCGCAACGTGCTGCGTCGCGAGGCTTCGCAGGCCGATGCGCGACGGATTGTCGTTGTCATGACCGAGGTCGGCCAAGATCTGCTTGCCGAGATCGTTGCGCAGAATTTGGCGATCATCTCTGAGATCGTCTCCGACTGGCCTGAGGAGGATGTCGATCGTTTCGCAATGCTCTTCGAGCGTTTCATCGGCGGTTACGAGGCGGTCTTCCAGTCGCGCGACAAGGATACGCCGGGCTAGAGCATGATGCCGAAAAGTGTGTGCGGTTTTCGGGCGACATCCTGTTCTAGCGGCGCTCGAAGGCAAATGGCGCCGATCCGCCGGTGCCCCTTCCCCTCGACCCCCGGTTTGCGCTAAGGGCAATGCCCATGAGCCCATCCACCTTCACCATTCTCCTCGGCGGCGAACTCAGCCTGACGGAGCGCCTGCGCCAGGCCATCGGCGGCAGTCGTTCCATCGCGGCCGATGGCGGCATGCGGCATGCGGTGGCACTCGGCATCGAGCCGGAGCTCTGGGTCGGCGATTTCGATTCGACGCCTGATGATCTCGAGGGTGCCTTTCCCCATGTGCCGAAACAGCCCTATCCCGCGGCAAAGGCGGCGACGGACGGCGAAATCGCCGTGTCGGAAGCGATCGCGCGGGGTGCGCGGCGGCTGATTCTCGCCGGTGCGCTTGGCGGCGAACGCTCGGACCACGCGCTTCAGCATCTGCTGTCGGCCGTCAGTCTGGCGGAGGAGGGTTTCGACGTGTTCCTGACCTCGGGCAAGGAAGAGGCAGTGCCGCTGCTGGCCGGGACGATCGAACTGGATCTTCCCAAGGGCAGCCTGTTTTCCGTGCTCGGGTTCAGCGAGCTGACCGGGCTTTCCATCGAGAATGCGCGTTATCCGCTGGCCGATTTCCATCTGCCTTTCGGCTCGTCGCGCACCATTTCCAATGTTGCGGAAAGCAAGGTTCGCTTTTCGCTCCGAAGCGGCCGGGCGATCGTGCTCGCCAGGCCCTATGATCTTTCCGGAGTCTGATTTTTGGCCCCTCCCATTCTGAAACTCGACGATATCTTCCTGAGCTTCGGCGGCGCACCGCTGCTGGCGGGTGCTAGCCTACAGATCGAGCCCGGTGACAAAATCTGTCTCGTCGGGCGCAACGGCTCGGGAAAATCGACGCTGCTGAAGATCGCCGCCGGCCTGGTCGAGGCGCAATCCGGCGAGGTCTTCCGTCATCCGTCCTCGACGGTGCGTTATCTCGAACAGGCGCCGGATTTTGCCGGCTTCAACACCGTCCAGGCCTATGCCGAAGCCGGTCTCGGGCCGGGCGATGACCCTTATCGCGTCACCTATCTGCTGTCGCATCTCGGGCTGACCGGCGAGGAAGATCCGAGCATGCTGTCCGGCGGCGAATCGCGGCGGGCCGCCCTTGCCCGCGTGCTGGCGCCGGAGCCCGATATTCTCCTGCTCGACGAGCCGACCAACCATCTCGACCTGCCGACCATCGAATGGCTGGAAGGCGAGCTGCAGAAGACGCGCAGCGCCCTGGTGCTGATCTCGCACGACCGACGGTTTCTCGAAAAGGTCTCGACGGCAACCGTCTGGCTCGACCGCGGCACCTCGCGCCGGCTCGACAGGGGATTCTCGCATTTCGAGGCCTGGCGCGACCAGGTGCTGGAGGCCGAGGAGCTGGAGCAGCATAAGCTCGGCAAGGCGATCGAGCGCGAGGAGCACTGGCTGCGCTATGGCGTCACGGCGCGGCGCAAGCGCAACATGCGCCGCCTCGGCGAGTTGCAGACGATGCGCTCGAATTATCGCGGCCATAAGGGGCCGCAGGGCTCGGTGCAGGCGACGGCTTCGGACGCGCAGGAATCCGGCAAGCTGGTGATCGAAGCTCACAAGATCACCAAGAGCTTCGGCGACCGGGCGATCGTCACGCCCTTCTCGATCCGCGTACATCGCGGCGATTGCATCGGCCTGGTGGGGCCGAACGGCGCCGGCAAGACGACGCTCTTGAAGATGCTGACCGGTCAGCTTTCCCCGGATAGCGGCACGATAAAGCTCGGCACCAATCTGGAGATCGCCACACTCGACCAGAAACGCGAGGACCTCGATCGCGAAGATACGCTCGCCAACTACCTGACGGACGGGCGCGGCGAAAACCTGCTCGTCAACGGCGAACAGCGTCATGTCACCGGCTACATGAAGGAGTTCCTGTTCCAGCCGGAACAGGCGCGCACGCCGATCAGAAGCCTCTCCGGCGGCGAGCGCGCCCGGCTGATGCTGGCGCGTATTCTCTCGCGCCCTACGAACCTTTTGATCCTCGACGAACCGACCAACGATCTCGATATCGAGACACTCGACCTGCTGCAGGAAATCGTCGCCGGCTTTCCCGGGACCGTCATTCTCGTCAGCCACGACCGCGATTTCCTCGACCGCACCGTGACCTCGACGATCGCACCCACCGTTCCGGATGCACCTGACGGCCGCTGGATCGAATATGCCGGCGGCTATTCGGACATGCTTGCGCAGCGCAAGGGCGCGATCGAGGAGCGCAAGCGGGCCGAGAAGGCGGCAGAGAGGCCGAAGACCCAGGAGGCAGCGTCTTCTGCTGGAAGCTCGAGGGGCAAGCTTTCCTTCAAGCAGAAATTCGCGCTGGAAAACCTGCCGAAGGAAATGACGAAAGCCGAAGCCGAGATCGCCAAGCGCGAGCAGGTGATGACCGATCCCAATCTTTTCACCCGCGATCCCGCAGCTTTCAACCGGCTTGCTAGCGAGATGGAGAAGCTGCGCGCCAGCCTGATGAAAATGGAGGAGGAGTGGCTGGAGCTTGAAATGCTGCGTGAAGAGCTGGAAGGCTGAGGCTTCCCAAACCTCATCGGCTCACCTTTCCTTGATTGGCCAGTGTATCGCCGCGCGGCATAAGGTGCGGTCCGGCAGCTGGGGATAGCGCCGATCGCAATGGCGACAAGGAAAGTCATATGTCTCTCAAGGCCTATTCCAAGATTTTCACGGCACTCGCCGCCGGCGGCCTTTTCGCGCTCGCCCTATCGCAGGCCGCACAAGCGCAGGACGGCAACCGCGTTCGCGTCCGCGGCGCCATCGAAAGCCTCAGCGGCGATAGTCTTGTCGTCAAGACGCGCGAAGGCAGCGATGCGACGATCACGCTGAAAGCCGGCTGGAAAGTCGGCGGAATCAAAAAAGCCTCGGTTGAGGATATCAAGCCCGGCGACTTCGTCGGGGTCGCATCGCTTGCGAAGGGCGCCGGTCCTGACGGGGCGATCGAGGTACTGATCTTTCCGGCGTCAATGAAGGGGACCGGCGAGGGCAACCGCCCCTGGGATGCGCAGCCGAACAGCCAGATGACGAACGCCACCGTCCGCAATGCCGTTAAATCCGTCGACGGCCATACGATTACGCTGGCCTACCAGGGCAAGGAAAAGACCATCACGATCGCCGACGGCACGCCAATCGTGACGTTGGCGCCCGCGACCAAGGACGATCTGAAGGCCGGCGCCGGTGTCATCGTCACCGGCGAGAAGGCGGCGGACGGCAGCATTTCGGCCAGCCAGGTGGCCATCGGCCTGAATGGTATCACGCCGCCGATGTGACCAGCGTGAAATTCAAAGTGGCCTTCAAAGTGACATAGCGTCTGTCGGACGCGCGGCGCTCTACAGCGCCGGCGCGGGCATGGCGGCAGCGCCCGTACTGGCGCTGGCGCCGGTCGGGGCGACTTGCTGCTGCTGCGGTTCCTCAGATCTTGCCGGCAGCGCCTGCAGATGCAGCACGCGCGGCTTGAGGGCCTCGAGATAGGCCTCGGAGCGGCCGATGTAAATCATGCCGCTTTCGGGCATGGAAGTCAGCAGTTTGGCCATCATTTCCTGCCATTCCGGCTCCATGCCTTCCAACACTTCGTCGAAGATGATCCAGCGCGGGCGCACAAGCAGCAGGCGGGCAAAGCCGATCGCTTTCTGTTCGTCGCTATCGAGTAGCTTGTCCCAACGGGCGCGGGTATCGAGCCTTGCGATCAGCGAATGCAGGCCGGCTCTGTCGAGGGCCGTCTCGACAGCGGCTCGCTCGTAGGCATCAGGACTTGCGGGAAAGGCCAGCGCCTCGCGCAGCGTGCCGCCGGGGATATAAGCGATCTGCGGCACGAACAGCATGTCGTCGATCGGCGGCAGGCCCATCGTGCCGCTGCCGCACGGCCAGAGGCCGGCCATCGCCTGGAAGAGTAGCTTGCGGTTGACGCTGTGATCGCCGTTGATCATGATTTTTTCGCCGGCCTTGATCACGACATCGGTTTCACGCAGGCGGAAACCGCCGCATTCGTCGATCTCTTCACCGATCTTGGCAACGATCACCACATCCTTCAACGTCAGCGTGTCGGGCGCGGTGTTTTCATAGGCGATGCCGTCCTTCTGGGCGAATTCCTCTTCCATGTCGAGAAGGGCCTGGCGGAAATCGGTGACGCGCATCAGTGTCGCGCGCCATTCGGCGATCGGGCCAAAATTGGCGACGTACCAGCGCAGCGCGGTGTTGACCTGATTGAAGGCGCCGACCGACATCATCAGCTGGCCGAGGGTGAGGCCGCCGGAGAAATAGGCAGGGGCGGCGACGATGATCGGGATGACGATCACCAGCCAGCCGTAGCCGGCCGAAACCCAGGTGAGGTTGGTATTGGCCATGGCGAGCCGCTTGACGACCCTCAGTACCGAGCTGATGTCGGTGTTGATGCGCCGGCGCTCATTCTCCTCGCCGCGGGCGACGGTAATTGCCGGCATGTTCTCGTTGGCGTGCATCAGCGTGAAGCGAAGCTCGGCCTCCTTCGAGAAGCGGTCGGCATTCAGCTTGACCAGTTTGCGGCCGACGACCTGGCTCAGCACCGAGGCGGAAGCGGCGTAGAAAATCGCCGCCCAGACCATGTAGCCGGGAATGGAGAAGCTGTGGCCGCTGATGTGGAAGATGAAGCCGCTCGAAAGCTCCCAGAGCACGCCGATGAAGCTCACTAGAAGAATGGTCGACTGCAGCAGGCCGAGAACGAGCCCTGTCGTGCTTTCGGCGAGGTTGCGGGAATCCTCGTGCAGGCGCTGGTCCGGATTGACGCCGATCAGGCCGCTGGAAGCAAGCCGCAGCGCCCGCTTGCGCTTCAGCCACTGATCGACGAGGTCGCGCGACAGGCCCTCGCGCATATAGAGTGCGGTCATCTGATTCAGCCATGCCTGCAGCACGTTGAGCAGCAGCAGCGTGCCGGCGATCATCGCGAAGATTTCGAGCTGGTGGAAGAATTCTCCGAGATCGCGGCGCTCCAGCGAGTCGTAGAAGGGAGCATTCCACTGATTGAGGATGACCTGGCCGTAGGACGTCAACAGGATGACAAGGATCAGCACGGTCGCCAGAAACAGCACCTTGCCACGCACTTGCGAATTCCAGAATGCGGAGAACATCACCCCGAGGCGATTCGTCAGGCTGAGATCATACCCTACCCTATCCTGCCTTCGGATGCCCGGCCTCCCCTCGATCTTATCTGCCATTACGCTTTTCCAACATCGCCCATGCTTACCATTATTAACATGGTGGCGTTACCGGTCTATCAACAGATTCTATCAGTCATTAAACTGTGATGATGCTTGCATGGATCGCTCCTGCATGCATTCGGCAGTTGATTCGCAGTCCGACTGGGGCTAATTAAAGCTCCGTGGTGATTTGGCCGGCCGGCTTGCAGCCACGTTAAAAAAGTCGCTAAAGGGCCGCGTGCGGACCGGTAGCGATTTTTTTCGCCGCCGGTTTTTTGTTTTTTGATCGAGTGACCGCAATGCCCATCAAGATCCCCGATACGCTGCCCGCCTACGAAACCCTGGTTCAGGAGGGTGTGCGGGTGATGACCGAGACGTTGGCAATCCGTCAGGATATCCGACCGCTGCAGATCGGGCTGCTCAATCTTATGCCGAACAAGATCAAGACCGAACTGCAGATGGCCCGCCTCGTCGGCGCCTCGCCACTGCAGGTCGAGCTGTCGCTGATCCGCATCGGCGGCCACAAGGCGAAGAACACGTCCGAAGATCATCTGCTCGCCTTCTACCAGACCTGGGAGGAGGTGAAGCACCGCAAGTTCGACGGCTTCATCATCACCGGGGCGCCGATCGAGCTTTTGCCCTATGAAGACGTCACCTATTGGCCTGAGATGCAGCAGATTCTCGACTGGACGGAAACGAACGTGCATTCGACGATGAACGTCTGCTGGGGCGCGATGGCGGCGATCTATCATTTCCACGGCGTTCCGAAATACGAGCTGAAAGAGAAGGCCTTCGGCATCTACCGCCACCGGAACCTGAAACCGTCCTCCATCTATCTCAACGGCTTTTCCGACAATTTCGAAGTGCCGGTGTCGCGCTGGACCGAAGTGCGCCGTACCGATATCGAGACATCCGAAAGCCTGGAGATCCTGATGGAATCAAGCGAGATGGGCGTCTGCCTCGTGCACGAGAAGAGGGGACGGCGGCTCTACATGTTTAATCATGTCGAATATGATTCCACCTCGCTTTCCGACGAGTATTTCCGCGACGTCAACGCCGGCGTGCCGATCAAGATGCCGCACAACTACTTCCCGCATAATGATTCGGCGCTGACGCCGCAGAACCGCTGGCGCAGCCACGCGCATCTCCTGTTTGGCAACTGGATCAACGAGATCTACCAGACGACGCCCTTTGATGTGGAGGAGATCGGCACGGACCTCTGAAACGTCGGACCGCGCCTCGGCCGATGCCTGGGCGCTTCTTCTGATCCGACCGGTTGCGGTTTGGAGCAAATGCGGGCAGGTTCCGCTCCTGAAACCGAAAGCGTTGCGGTCTGTATGACGCGCAACGCTGTAGAACTTTGAACTAGAATGGACGGTCGATCATGTCGGATAAGTTGGAGCGGGAAGTTTTCGGGCAGACGAAGGCAGGCGAGACCGTCTATCGCGTCGAGATCAAGGGCGGCGGGCTGACGGCCAAGATCATCACCTGGGGCGCGGTCATCCAGGATCTGCGCCTTAAGGGACATGAGGCCCCACTGCAGCTCGGTTTCGACGATTTCGACAGCTACCCGCTCTATTCGGCCTATTTCGGTGCGACGCCCGGCCGCTGCGCCAACCGTGTCGGTGGCGGCGCCTTCACGCTCGACGGCAACGACTACCAGCTCGAGCTCAACGAAAATGGCGTCACCCATCTGCATGGCGGCAGCGACAATATCGCCAAACGCAACTGGACGGTCGTCGAGCATGATGTCGACCGGGTGGTGCTGAAGATCGTCGATCCCGATGGCCGCGCCGGCTATCCCGGTAACTGCACCATCCAGGCAACCTTCCGGGTGCACGGCAACGGCGAACTGTCGGCGACCTACGAATCGACCAGTGATCAGCCAACGCTCGCCAATGTCTGCCAGCACGCCTATTTCAATCTCGATGGCCGTGAGGATGCGCTCGGCCACGACATCATGATTGCGGCCGATCACTATTTGCCGACCGACGAGAAACAGGTGCCGACCGGTGAGATCCGTTCCGTCGAGGGTACGGAATACGATTTCCGCGAGATGGCGCCGATGAAGCGTTTCGTCGGCAGCGAACAGGTTTTGTACGACCATAATTTCTGCCTGTCCGGCGAGCGCACCGCCAAGCGCAGCGTCGCGCTCGCCCGCAGCCTGTATTCCGGTGTGTCGCTGGAGGTGCGCAGCACCGAGCCGGGCGTGCAGTTCTATGCCGGTTTCAAACTGGATACCGGCGCTCCCGGCATCGGCGGGCGCAAATACGGCCCGTTTGCCGGCTTCTGCCTGGAGACGCAGGTCTGGCCGGATGCCATCAATCACCAGGGTTTCCCAAATGCGGTGCTGCGTCCCGGCGAAGTGCTGCGCCAGGAGACGGACTACATCTTCACCAAGAGCTGACTCTTTCAGACGCGCGGCGCTGTGGACGCACGGCTGTCAAATTTTATCGCTATGAACCTCTACGGTCCCCGGGGAGGTTTTTTCTTGGCCGTGTGCGATTCCGCCTTGTGGATTGGTTCTAGATAGGTTCTATTGTGTGCCTATGGATAGAACCAGTCTGATAGCGGAGCTGAACAACCGCGGCCTGCGTGACGAGGCGTTGACCGGCCCGCTCTACAAGCGGCTGGCGCAGGCGCTGACCGGCCTTATTCAGGAAGGCCTGCTGAAGCCTGGCACGGCGCTGCCGGGGGAGCGCGACCTTGCCGAGGCCTTGAAGCTCGGCCGTGTCACCGTGCGCACCGCCTATCGCGATCTGATGGCATCCGGCGCACTGGAATCGCGCCACGGAAGCGGTACTTTCGTATCGAGCAGAGT contains these protein-coding regions:
- a CDS encoding ABC transporter ATP-binding protein/permease, with translation MADKIEGRPGIRRQDRVGYDLSLTNRLGVMFSAFWNSQVRGKVLFLATVLILVILLTSYGQVILNQWNAPFYDSLERRDLGEFFHQLEIFAMIAGTLLLLNVLQAWLNQMTALYMREGLSRDLVDQWLKRKRALRLASSGLIGVNPDQRLHEDSRNLAESTTGLVLGLLQSTILLVSFIGVLWELSSGFIFHISGHSFSIPGYMVWAAIFYAASASVLSQVVGRKLVKLNADRFSKEAELRFTLMHANENMPAITVARGEENERRRINTDISSVLRVVKRLAMANTNLTWVSAGYGWLVIVIPIIVAAPAYFSGGLTLGQLMMSVGAFNQVNTALRWYVANFGPIAEWRATLMRVTDFRQALLDMEEEFAQKDGIAYENTAPDTLTLKDVVIVAKIGEEIDECGGFRLRETDVVIKAGEKIMINGDHSVNRKLLFQAMAGLWPCGSGTMGLPPIDDMLFVPQIAYIPGGTLREALAFPASPDAYERAAVETALDRAGLHSLIARLDTRARWDKLLDSDEQKAIGFARLLLVRPRWIIFDEVLEGMEPEWQEMMAKLLTSMPESGMIYIGRSEAYLEALKPRVLHLQALPARSEEPQQQQVAPTGASASTGAAAMPAPAL
- the metA gene encoding homoserine O-acetyltransferase MetA — its product is MPIKIPDTLPAYETLVQEGVRVMTETLAIRQDIRPLQIGLLNLMPNKIKTELQMARLVGASPLQVELSLIRIGGHKAKNTSEDHLLAFYQTWEEVKHRKFDGFIITGAPIELLPYEDVTYWPEMQQILDWTETNVHSTMNVCWGAMAAIYHFHGVPKYELKEKAFGIYRHRNLKPSSIYLNGFSDNFEVPVSRWTEVRRTDIETSESLEILMESSEMGVCLVHEKRGRRLYMFNHVEYDSTSLSDEYFRDVNAGVPIKMPHNYFPHNDSALTPQNRWRSHAHLLFGNWINEIYQTTPFDVEEIGTDL
- a CDS encoding aldose epimerase family protein, yielding MSDKLEREVFGQTKAGETVYRVEIKGGGLTAKIITWGAVIQDLRLKGHEAPLQLGFDDFDSYPLYSAYFGATPGRCANRVGGGAFTLDGNDYQLELNENGVTHLHGGSDNIAKRNWTVVEHDVDRVVLKIVDPDGRAGYPGNCTIQATFRVHGNGELSATYESTSDQPTLANVCQHAYFNLDGREDALGHDIMIAADHYLPTDEKQVPTGEIRSVEGTEYDFREMAPMKRFVGSEQVLYDHNFCLSGERTAKRSVALARSLYSGVSLEVRSTEPGVQFYAGFKLDTGAPGIGGRKYGPFAGFCLETQVWPDAINHQGFPNAVLRPGEVLRQETDYIFTKS